Part of the Polyangiaceae bacterium genome, GGTAAGGCTGCTCGACGACCAGGTTCCAAGGCTCACCGTTGCGCCAGAAGCGTCCCCAAATCTCGGGCGCCCGCGAGCCTCGCGAGCCGATCACGACGCCGATCACGTCGCCCGGCGTCAGCGCCGGTCGGCCCGCTGCGTGGGTCAGCACGTCGCCGTCCTCGAGCCCGATGCCGAGCCCGCTGACCCCCGTCAAGGCGAGGCCCCGCGGGCGATCTCCGCTGGCGGGCACCGGAAAGCCACCTGGGCGCGCGCCGGCATTGGCGAGGCGCAGCACGACCTCGGCGCGCACGCGCACGCCCTTCGTGGGCACCGGCGGGCTCGCCGGCGCACGCCTCGTGCCCCGGGCGCGCGCCACCTCCGGCTCCTTGGCCCGCTCCTCGGCTGCAGGCTCGGGCGGCGCGAGCGGCTCGACGAACACCGGCAGAGGAGCGGCGGGCGGCGAGCGGAGGAGCTGCTCCGTCGCGGCGCTGAGCGCGCGCCCGCCTCGGCGTCCGAGCGCGTCCGCGGCCGACGATGCCCCGGCCGCCAGGAGGGGCAAGGGCAGCGCCAGGCACAGCACGAGGACCCAGCTCGGGCGTTCCACTCGAGCGAGCTTACCACGCGGGCCTCGGCGCGGTTCCGTTCAGTTCCGGATCCGCCAGTTTCCCGTGTAGGTCCGCCCGATGTCGTCGCAGGTCGGGTCCGTGACGATGAGCTCGGGTCGCGCGTTCTGGCACACGACGATGGTGTTCTGCCGGAACGTCCGGCCGAAGTACACGGCCTCGTCGCGCTGGATGCCGTGCACCAACCAGGCCGGCTCGCGCCAGACGCCCTCCGGCTCTTCGTCGTAGCCCACGCAGTGCTCGACCCGATAGCAGCCGAGGATCAGCAGGTCGCGCATGACGTGGTGTCGGGACTCGTTGACGCGACGCGGGAGCAACATGCTGCGGGGGTTGTAGGCGGTGAGGATCGCGAAGTCCCGCCGCAAGAGCTCGGGCATGGTGCCGATGTCCTGCACGATTTCGCCGTCCAGCGACACGCGCAGGAGCCCGGCCTCCGAGGGCAGCTCGTAGACGGTCGCGAAGTAGGAGCGCAGCAGGTTCTGATCCACGGAGCGGCCTTTCTAACGCAAATCCGGGCGACCGACCACTCAAGCCTGGAATCGATAGCCCACACCGCGCACGGTCAAGAGGTGGGCCGGATCGCTCGGGTCGTCTTCGAGCTTGGCCCTGAGCTGCAGCATGAAGTTGTCGATGGTGCGCGGCGTGCCGTGATGGCCGGGGCCCCACACGCGCCGAAGGATCTGCTCGCGGGTCAAGACGCGCCCCGCCTCCTCGATCAAGCAGAGCAGAAGGTCGAACTCGGTCGCGGTCAGAGGGACCGGCTCGCCCCCGCGGGTGACCTCACGCGCTGCGATGTTGATGGTCAGGCTTCCGGCCACGACGACACGATTGCCCGGCCGCGCGATGGCGTCGCGGCGGAGCTGGGCCTTCACCCGTGCCAGGAGCTCGGCGAGGCTGAAGGGCTTGGTGATGTAGTCCTCCGCGCCGAGCTCGAGACCCATGACCTTGTCGAGCTCGGCGCCGCGGGCCGAGAGCAGCACGATCGGGGTCTTGCAACCCTCGCCGCGCAGGTGTCTGAGGATCTCCAGGCCGTTCACCTTGGGAAGCATGATGTCCAGGATCACGAGCGACACCTCGGGCGAGCGTGCCACGGAGAGCCCGGTCTCGCCGTCAGTGGCCACGACGACCTCGTAGCCTTCGGCTTCCAGGTTCATGCGCAGTCCGAGCGTGATGCTCTCGTCGTCCTCGACGACCAGGATGCGTTTCTTGGGCTCAGCCATCGCCTGCCGACTCCGTGGCCTGACCCGAACCGGGGGCCGGTTTCCGGGATAACACGATCGAGAACGCGCTGCCTCGACCCGGTGCGCTCGTGAGCTCGATGCGCCCGCGGTGCGCTTTCACCACGTGTTTGACGATCGCCAGGCCCAAGCCCGAGCCCTCGCGCTCCCGAGAGAGCCGGTCGTCGACGCGGTAGAACTTCTCGAAAATGCGCGCGTGCTCCCGCTGCTCGAGGCCCTGACCGTTGTCCCTCACGACGAAGCGCACGTCTCGCGGCCCGGCTTCCACGCTGAAGTGAATCTCCGGAGGATCGCCCCCGTACTTGACCGCGTTGGTCAACAGGTTGAGGAGCGCGTCCGAGAGCGCGGCGCGGTCCGCGTCCACGAACGCGTCCTCTTCGGGGAGCTGCACCTCGAACGTGGCCTTGCGCCGCTCGAGCACGGGCCGGAACGCCGAGCTGGCCTGGGCGACGACGTCCTTGGCGCTGGCACGAGCGATGGTGAACTCCTTGCGCCCGCTCTCCATGCGACCCCAGTCGAGCAGGCGATCGATCAGCTCTTGGAGCCGCATGCTCTCTCGGGTGAGCCCTTCGATGCACTTGTCCTCGGCTTCCACGTCGCCGCGCCTGAGCGCGAGAGTTTCGGCGAAGAGCCGGATCGAGGTGAGCGGCGTACGCAGCTCGTGGGACACCTTGGAGACGAAGTCGCTCTGGAGCATGGACAGGCTGGCTTCTCGCCTCACGAACACCCAGACCAGGATGACGCCGGTGACGGAGGCCCCGCTGAAGCTGACCACGAGGATGCCCATCAGCAGGTTGGCCTGCATCTCGCCGAGGAAGAGCAGGACCGCGCCCACTGTGAGCAGGAGCGCGGTGGGCACGACGATGAGCGAGACGAGCAGGATGACGATCCTGCGGTAGCCGAGCTCCCGAGACGCCATCAGCCGACCGCCAAGTCCACCTTCAACGCTGCCAGGAGCAGCGCAGAGCTCCAGGCCTGCGCGGGGCAGCCCCGCCAGCGGTGCGGCTCTTCGCCGTCCGCGATCTGCGCGACGTGCCCCAGCACCGGGCCGCCTTGGACCGCGCGCTCGACCAGCTCCGAGAGCTCGGCCCGGACGTCTTCGTCGCCCGGGTTCTGCGCCCGCACGGCGCGGATGTAGAACCCGAGCAAGAAGGGCCAGGCCGAGCCCTGGTGCAGGGCGCGTTCACGCTCGTTCAGGCTTCCTTCGTAGTGGCCTTCGAAGGCGCGGTCCTCGCTGCTCAGCGTGCGGATGCCGCGCGGGGTCAGGAGCTCCGTGCGCACCTTGGCCAGGACGGCGTCGGCCTGCCAGGGCTCGAAGAGCTCCGGCGCGACGGCCAGCGCGATCAGCGCGTTGGGCCGAACGCTGGCGTCGGCCCACGACTCCGCGCTGGCTCGCTCCGCGCTCATGTCGTCGAAGGGATAGTCGGTCTCGTTGCACCAAAAGCGCGCCGAGAACCCCGCGAGGACGGCGTCGCGGCAGGCCTCCGCCGCCCGAGCGAGCTCGGCGTGGCCGTAGTAGCGCGCCCACGCTGCCAGCGTTCGACAGGCGCTGAACCAGAGGGCCTGATGTTCCACGGCGAGACCGTTGCGCGGCGTGACCGGCACGGCGCCGGTGCGCGCGTCCATCCATGTCCCCGGCTCCGGCGGCTCCGTGAAGACGAATCCTTCGGGGCTGAGCCCCGCACCGTGCGGCCGGCGCCGACCCCTGAGCCGGAGGAAGGCCCGCAAGAGGCCAGGGTAGACTCGGGTCTTCACGAAGGGGTCATCGAGCCCGATCGAGTCGGCGAGCGCCCGCGCCGCCTCGAACAACCAGAGCGTGGCATCCGGAGAAGGGACGCGCGGCCCGGTCGTGGCCGACGGGACCTCCCTCGGTAGGAGCCCGGCTCGCAGGAGCTGGAGTGCCGCCGCGAGCGAGGCCGTCGCCTGGGACAGGCGGCCTCGAGCGAGGTAGGTGCCGCGAAACGCGATCAGCCAGTCCCTGAGGGGCGCGCCCAGCCACGGGTAGCCAGCGACGATCGCGGGCCGGGAGCACGCGTCGCTGCTGAAGCTGTCGCACGCGACCGACAGCGTGCGCACGGTGCTCGGCGTCGCGGCGCCGGGATCGAGCGACAACAAGTGCTCGCGCGCCTCCGCCATGAGCTCCTCCGGCGTCGCGCTCGGTAGCCCACCCACGCCGACCACGAGATAGGCGTGGGAGTCCGGATCGAGCGTCAGCTCGAAGGTGCCCGGCGTCCACATGTCCTCCTGGAAATCGGAGTAGCGCCGGAGGTCCTCTCCGTATTCGAACCGCCGCCACCAGTCCGGCGAGCCCATGAACACGCCGCGGTGACCGAACACGATGGGCGGCAACGCGAGGATGGGTTGGACCTCGACCTCGTTGGCACGCAGAGTCACCTTCTGCTTCATTCCGCCGTGCTCCCGCGCCAGGTGCTCGAGCGGGCGGAGCGGCATCAGCGGCATCAACGACATGCGCGCCGGCGAGCCCCCGGCCCAATGGTAGCGCAGAACCACGGCGTTCTTGCCGCGCGCCAGCGCCACGGTACGCTCGAGCGTGCCCTTGCCAAGCCGGTAGAGCCAGCGCGGGAGCGGGTCTTGCGCGAAGGTTCGGAGGTTCCGATAGCCGAGCGTGGGCGCGACTCCTGGGAACTGATGGGTCGCGAGCTTGAAGGTGCGATCGGCGACGGTCACCGTCGTCTCGGCGTGACTCAGGATGACGTAGCGACCGAGCGGCGGCTCGAGAGCGGCGACCAAAAGGCCGTGATGCCGTCGCGTGTGCATGAGCGCGAGCGTGCTCATGGCGTAGGCCCCGGCCCCGTTGGTGTGCAGGAACTCGCGCTCCGCTCGCTCGAGCTCGCCGTCGATGGCGACGGCGGGCCAGGGTCCGTCACGCGGCCCCTCCCAGCGCGGCCCGCGGTGGCTCATGCCTGCTCCCGCTGCTCGAGCGCTCCGAGCGCCGCGGCCCGCATCGCAGCGATGGGCGGCTCGACGCCGAGCCAGATGCGAATGGCCGCCGCGGCCTGACCCACGAGCATGCCCAGGCCCCCGCGAGCGCGGAGCCCCCTACCCCGGGCAGCCTCCAGGAACGGCGTCACGGCCGGGGTGTAGACCACGTCGTAGGCCAGCGCGGAAGCCGGAACGCGCTCCCAGGGGATCAGCTCGGCGATCCCTTCGCCGGGGGGGCCCCCACTCATGCCGGCGCTGGTGGCCTGGATCAGGACATCCGCGCTGCAAACGGCGTCCGAGAGCGCAGAAATCGCGTGCGGGTCGTCGGGCCAAGAGCAGCAGCGCGCGCCCATGCGGGCGAACAGCTCCTCGGAGGCCTCCGTCCGGCGGCGCGCCACCACGGTGATGTCACGCAGGCCGCGGGCACGGCAGGCGCTGACCGCAGCACGGGCGGCGCCGCCCGCGCCGACCACGAGCGCCGAGGTGGCTCCCGGCGCGTATTGCGCGAGCTCCTCGATCAGTGCGTCGACGTCGGTGTTGAAGGCGACGAGCTCGCCGTGCAGCGCGGCGAGCACGTTGGCCGCCTCGGTCTCGCGCGCCCAAGCGTCGGCTTCGTCCGCCAGCTCGAGCGCGCGGCCCTTGTGGGGCAAGGTGACGTTCGCGCCGGCGATGGCTCCGCGGCGGATCTCGGCGACCGCGGCCACCAACGCAGCGTCGTCCGGACAGTCCACGAGCTCGTAGCGGTGCGCAAGACCGAGCGCCCGGTAGGCGGCCGCGTGGATCGCCGGTGACAGCGAGTGGGACACGGGGTGACCGAGCAGAACGAAGCGGCTCATGACGCAGTATCGCCGGGCTCCGTGCCCGTGACCCGGGCCGCGATGCGACCGTCGTGCACGCGAACGGAGATCTCGTCGCCGGCGACGACCTCGCTGGCGGCTCGGAGCGCGCGACCGTCCGCGCGAGTCGCGATGGCGTAGCCACGCGCCAGCACGGCCAACGGCGACAGCGCCGAGAGGCGGGCTGCCAGCTCGCCGAGCCCTGCGCGCGAGCGGCCGAACCGGACCGCCGACGCGGCCTCGAGCCGCGTGAGGAGCGGGGTCAGCCGAGCCTCCGCTTGGGCCAGCACCGCGCGGGGGTGCCGCGCGGACAGGCGCCGTTCGGCCTCCGTCAGCGCCGCCCGACGGCGCGCGAAGCTCTTCAGCGTGACGCGCTCGATGCGCGCCCTGAGCTCGTCGAGACCTTGTTGGCGCACGGCGATCACGAACCGCGGGTCCGAGAGTCGGGCGCGCAAGCGCTCGATCCGCGAGCGCTCCTCCAGCAAGCGCCCCTGCACGGCGTGGAGCAGGTGCCGGCGTTGCCGGGAGAGCAGCTGCCTGCGCGCCTCGGCGTCCGGGATGACCAGCTCGGCGGCCTGCGACGGCGTCGCCGCTCGGAGGTCGGCCGCGAGATCCGCCAGCGTGACGTCGATCTCGTGGCCCACGGCGCTGACCACCGGCACCCGGGTCGAGGCGATGCGCCGCACCACGCGCTCGTCGTTGAAGGCCATCAGATCCTCGCCCGAGCCGCCGCCGCGCCCGACGATGAGCACGTCGAGCCCCGGGTAGCGCTCGATCAGGTCCAGCGCCCGCACGATGCTCTCGGGCGCGGAGTCACCCTGCACTAGGGCCGGGCTCAGCACCAACCGCGCGCCGCCGCGTCGGAAGGCGACCGTACGGATGTCGTGAAAGGCGGCGCCTGCCGAGCTCGTCACCACCCCGACGACGCGGGGCTCCAGGGGCAGCGCGCGCTTGCGCTCGGGTGCGAACAGCCCCTCCTCGGCCAGACGGGCCTTCAGCTTCTCCAGTGCCTCGAGCAGCGCGCCCCGCCCCGCCGGCCGGAGCGTCTCGGCCACCAGCTGAAGCCGGCCGCGCGGCGCCCAGAGCGTGGCCCGGCCGAGGAGCTGCACCCTCGCCCCCTCCGAGAGGTGCCGCCGCGCGCGCAGCGCGTTCATGCGGTACATCACGCACTCGACCACGGCGTCCTCGCGCTCGTCCTTCAGCGTGAAGTAGGCGTGGCCGCTGGACGCGACCTTGAGCGAGGTGATCTCGCCCTCCACCCACTCGCGGCCGGTGACCGACTCGACGGCGCGCTTCAGCCGCCGATCGAGCTCCGCGACGCCGATGACCTCCTCGGGACCCGCCACGGCGGCGGTTATAGCGCGGTTCGCCGGGACTGGTATCCTCGGCCGCCCGACATGCCCAACTGGCTCTACGTCGCAGCATGCGTGGTGCTGCCCGCCGTCTGGGGAGTGCTGATGTACTTCGCGTTCGGCGCGCTCGAGCGGCGGCGCAAGAAGAACGCGAGGCGGGACGCTCCCCCACCCATCGACTACTCGATCTGATGCTGGTCGCCGGCCAAGAGGTGAGCCTGCTCGCGCTGATCGCGCTCGGCGTGGTCGTGGGCTTCGTGGCCGGCCTGTTCGGCATCGGCGGCGGCTTCATCTTGACGCCGCTCTTGTCGGTGGTGCTGGGGATCCCGCTGCCCATCGCCATCGGTAGCGGCCTGTGCCAGATGGTCGGCACCGCAACCGTCGCCTACCTCAAGCACCAGAAGCTCGGGCAAGGCGAGCCGCGCTTCGACTGGCTGATGCTCGGAGGCTCGCTGCTCGGCGTGTCGGCGGGGGCGAGGACCGTCGCCTTCCTGGAGGCGCAGGGAGACGTCAGCCTGCTCGGTGGCAGCCTGCCCATGGCGACGCTGGTGCTCTACGCCGCCTACATCGTGTTCCTGCTCGGCTCGGCGGCGAGCCTCATGCGTCGCTCGCAGGGCACGGTCGAAGCGCTCTCCTACGTGCGCCGCGGTCCCTTCGCCCGCGCCGCGCTGCCGCCCTACGTGGACCTGCCGCGGGTTCCGCTCACGCGAGTCTCGGCGCCGGTCATCGCCTACCTCGGCCTCGCGCTCGGCTATCTGAGCGGCCTGCTCGGCCTGGGCGGCGGCATCGCCCTGATGCCGGTCCTGCTCTACGGCTTCGGCTTCCCGATCAAGCAGGCCGCCGGCACCGGTATCCTGGTGCTCCTCGTGACGTCCGTGAGCGGCACCCTGGCCCACGCCGCGCTCGGCCACGTCAACCTGCCGCTCTCGCTCACCTTGCTGGCCGGAGCGAGCATCAGCGCGCAGCTCGGCGCGTTGACCACGAATCGCCTGCCGCCGAGCGTGCTGCGACGCGGCCTCGCGGCGTTGATCTTGGTCACCACGGCGGCGCTGCTCTGGGCGCTGGTTCGGCGCATCGTGTAGGCTCGCCGGACCTTGCCCGCATTCGCCAGCATCGCGGACGTGATCGGCGACACCCCGCTCGTGACGCTACCGCGGCTGTCCCGGGAGCTCGGTGTCTCCATCCAAGCCAAGCTCGAAGGCGTGAACCCCGCCGGCAGCGTCAAGGACCGCATCGCCCGCGCCATGGTGGACGACGCCGAAGCGAGCGGCAGGCTCCGGCCCGGCGCCACGCTGATCGAGCCGACTAGCGGCAACACCGGCATCGCCTTGGCGATGATCGCCGCCCAGCGCGGCTACCGCCTGATCCTGACCATGCCCGAGGCGATGAGCCGCGAGCGCGTCCAGCTCTTGCGCGCCTACGGCGCCGAGATCGTGCTGACGCCGGGCACGCTGATGAAGCACGCGGTCGAGCAGGCGGAGCAGCTCGGCACGACGACGCCGGGCTCGGTGCTGCTCCGTCAGTTCGAGAACCCGGCGAACCCGCGGGTCCACGCCGAGACCACGGCCGAGGAGATCTGGCGAGACACCGCGGGCCGCGTGGACGTGTTCGTCGCCGGCATCGGCACCGGCGGGACCATCAGCGGGGTCGGCAGGGTGCTCAAGGCGCGGAGCTCGGGCGTGCGGATCGTGGGCGTCGAGCCCAGCGGCGCGGCGGTGCTGTCCGGACGCGCTCCCGCGGGTCATCACATCCAGGGCATCGGCGCCGGCTTCGTGCCCAAGGTGCTCGATCGCAACGTGCTCGACGAGGTCGTCGCCGTGAGCGAGCAGGACTCCCTCGACGCCGCGCGGCGCCTGGCCCGCAGCGACGGTGTGCTCTCCGGCTTCAGCGCCGGCGCCGCCATGGCCGCGGTGTTCCGCCTCGCCGCGCGACCCGAGCTCTTTGGCAGGCACTTCGTGGTGGTCCTGCCCGACACGGGAGAGCGCTACGTCTCCACGCCCCTGTTCGAAGCGATCGCGGGCTGAGGCAGCTCCGGCAGCGCCAGCTCCACCCGCCCGCCGGGGAAGAAGTCTGCGAAGCTCGGCTCGACTACCCGCTCGAGCCGCTCGGCGATCTCGCCGGCGCGCCCGAGGTCGAGCCCCATGCCGTGCACCTCCAGATCGCCGCGCAGGCGGTGCGTCAGGCGCTTGACGCGCTCGAAGGTCGAGAGGTACGCGCCACGCCAGATCGCCAGGTACGGCCGATGGTCCATCGGGTTCATCGTGAGCAGGCGCCGCACGCGGTTCGAGGGCAAGAAGGTGTAGGTGCTCACGTGCGGGTGTTTGCGCAGCACCCACTCCCGCGCGTGCTCGAAGCGGGTGTACGACAGCGAGCGGATGTCCTGGTCGATGTTGTAGAGCACACCGCGCCGGTGCGCGGTACCCACCACCTGCGACACGTAGGGCACGAACGGATCGATGATGAACACCAGGTCGGCGCCGCGCTCGATGGCCTCGACGAAGTTGCTGGTGCGGGTGACGGCGCCGTCTTCGTAGTAGCGGTCCTCGATCTCCACCGCGGCGAACGCCGGGTTCACGCTGACCGAGCCCTGGACCGCCACGCTGATGGGAACGGCGTCTCTGCCCTCCGAGCCGAAGACCACGTGGCGCCGTGCGTCCTGGTCCGAGGCGCCGATGTAGAGCGGCTTCTTCAGGCGGCGAAAGTCGTTCTCCGCCGGGGCGCGCGACAGGATCTCGCGCAGCACCCGCTCGAATCGGTCGGAGCGAAACGGCGGTCCCACCAGCGACGTGTAGTCGAGCACCAGGTCGTTGAAGCTGGGCAGCGTGCGGTGCCAGGCCAGCTCGTAGGCGGCGTGCCAGAAGATGTCGGTGGCGGCCGACAGGCGCTCCGTCATGTCCCGCCAGTTCAGGTGGCTCAAGCGAAAGAGCTGGAGGTCGAGGGGCGGGATGCGCCCGCCGGGATGGGAAGCGATGGCCGCCATCAGCTCGTCCACCGAGTAACCTGCGCTCAGGATGCCGGTGACCACCGCGCCGGCGCTGATGCCGAAGTACATGTCGAGCCCGGCGACGCCCGGCGAGATGCAGTCTTCCAGGCACTTCAGCGCGCCGAGCTCGAAGTAGATCCCGGTGATGCCGCCGCCCGACGCCGCCAGCGCCGTCTTGCCGACGCGGCGACGCGCGGTGAGCTCGACCATCGCGTCGAGCACGCGCCGGGGAAATCCGGCCTCGTCACCGCGCTCCCTGAGCACGTGACCGACGCCGCGCGCCCCGAGCTCGGTCAGGAGACGATCCGAGCGCTCGTCGTCGCCCTTGACCAGCGCCAAGATGCGGTGGAAGCCGTAGCGAAGCTCGACGTCGGCGGGGCGGTCGAGCCGGCTCAGCAAGAACTGGGTGCGCGCGGCACAGGCTTCACGGTCCTCCTGCGTGTCCGCGCGTAGATCGAGCAAGAGCAGGTGGAAGTACGCGCCACCGAGACCTCGCTCGACTCCCTCCGCGCTGGTCTCGACCGAGAGCTCGAGCTCGGTGCCCGCGTGCTCGAGCAGCGGCGGGTCCAGCGACAGCACGCGCGCCTGGCCGGACAGGCGCTCGAGGCACGTCGCGGGTGGACGCCCCGCCGCGGAGAAGTAGAGGACGCGCTTCGACACTTGGGGGCATTGTGGCTCCACCGGGATTGCTCCGGTAGACGAAAGCTTTTCGCCGGCGCGGCCGATCCACGAGTTGGGCAGTCTTGCCAGGGCCAGAGAACCCGACGGCGCTTCCCCGGCGCCAGTCAGCAGCACGAACCGCCTCCGCGCGGTTCCATGCTATGGACGCGCCGCCATGTTCAAGAAAGTGCTGATCGCGAACCGCGGAGAGATCGCCGTTCGCATCGCCCGCACGCTGAAGGAGATGGGCATCGTGCCCGTGGCCGTCTACTCCGAGGTGGACAAGGACGCGTTGCACGTGCGGGTCGCGGGAGAGGCCTGGGAGATCGGGCCGGCTCCCGCCGCCGAGAGCTACCTGTGCATCGACAAGCTGATGGACGTCGCCAAGCGGGCGGGCTGCGACGCGCTCATCCCCGGCTACGGCTTCCTCAGCGAGAACCCGGCGCTGCCCGAGGCGTGCGAGGACACCGGCATCGTGTTCATCGGTCCGCCGGCGAGCGCCATGCGCGACCTGGGCTCGAAGACCGCGGCGCGCGAGAAGATGAGCGCCGCCGGCGTCCCCATCGTCCCGGGTGGTCCCGCCGACACGCTGGAGGAAGCCAGGCAGAGCGCAGCTCGCATCGGCTACCCGGTGATGCTCAAGGCCACCGCCGGCGGCGGAGGCAAGGGCATGCGCCTGGTGGCGAACGAAGCGGAGCTCGCCTCGGCGCTCGAGCGCGCCAAGAGCGAGGCCAAGAAGGCCTTCGGCAACGACGTGGTCTACATGGAGAAGGCCATCGTGCGGCCGCGCCACGTCGAGATCCAGGTGCTCGGGGACCGGCACGGCAACGTCGTCCACCTATTCGAGCGCGACTGCTCGATCCAACGCCGCCACCAGAAGGTGGTCGAAGAGACGCCGAGCCCGGCCCTGGACGACGCGACGGCCCGCGAGATGGGCGAGGTAGCGGTCAGAGGCGCGAAGGCGGTCGGCTACTACTCCGCCGGCACGTTCGAGTTCCTGCTGGCGGAGGACCGCTCGTTCTACTTCCTGGAGGTGAACACGCGCCTGCAGGTGGAGCACCCGATCACCGAGCTCTGTACCGGCACGGATCTGGTACGGGAGATGGTGCGCATCGCCGCCGGGGAGAAGCTCGGCTACGACCAAGAGGCGGTGGTGCGGCGCGGCGCCGCCATCGAGTGCCGCGTGTACGCGGAGGACCCGAGCATCGGGTTTCTGCCGAGCCCCGGTACGATCAGCGAGCTGCGCGTGCCGGCTGGTCCGGGCGTGCGCGACGACAGCGGCGCGTACGAGGGCTGCACCATCAGCTCCAGCTACGATCCGCTGATCTCGAAGCTCTGCGTCTGGGCGCCGAACCGCGAGCAAGCCCTTGGGCGCATGCGCCGCGCGCTCGCCGAGTACGTGGTCGCCGGCATCCGCACCAACCTGCCCTTTCACGAGCGCCTGTTCGAGCAGCCGGAGTTCATCGCCGGGCGTTACGACACCGGCTACATCGATCGCAACAAGACGGCCCTGCTCGGCGGCACGCTCATCCCCCCGAGCGACAAGCAGCTGTACGCCGCTGCGGTCGCCCTGGCGGCTTTCCGAGAGAAGCGTCCGCCGAACCTGCTCGGTCACGTCA contains:
- a CDS encoding patatin-like phospholipase family protein codes for the protein MSKRVLYFSAAGRPPATCLERLSGQARVLSLDPPLLEHAGTELELSVETSAEGVERGLGGAYFHLLLLDLRADTQEDREACAARTQFLLSRLDRPADVELRYGFHRILALVKGDDERSDRLLTELGARGVGHVLRERGDEAGFPRRVLDAMVELTARRRVGKTALAASGGGITGIYFELGALKCLEDCISPGVAGLDMYFGISAGAVVTGILSAGYSVDELMAAIASHPGGRIPPLDLQLFRLSHLNWRDMTERLSAATDIFWHAAYELAWHRTLPSFNDLVLDYTSLVGPPFRSDRFERVLREILSRAPAENDFRRLKKPLYIGASDQDARRHVVFGSEGRDAVPISVAVQGSVSVNPAFAAVEIEDRYYEDGAVTRTSNFVEAIERGADLVFIIDPFVPYVSQVVGTAHRRGVLYNIDQDIRSLSYTRFEHAREWVLRKHPHVSTYTFLPSNRVRRLLTMNPMDHRPYLAIWRGAYLSTFERVKRLTHRLRGDLEVHGMGLDLGRAGEIAERLERVVEPSFADFFPGGRVELALPELPQPAIASNRGVET
- a CDS encoding acetyl-CoA carboxylase biotin carboxylase subunit yields the protein MFKKVLIANRGEIAVRIARTLKEMGIVPVAVYSEVDKDALHVRVAGEAWEIGPAPAAESYLCIDKLMDVAKRAGCDALIPGYGFLSENPALPEACEDTGIVFIGPPASAMRDLGSKTAAREKMSAAGVPIVPGGPADTLEEARQSAARIGYPVMLKATAGGGGKGMRLVANEAELASALERAKSEAKKAFGNDVVYMEKAIVRPRHVEIQVLGDRHGNVVHLFERDCSIQRRHQKVVEETPSPALDDATAREMGEVAVRGAKAVGYYSAGTFEFLLAEDRSFYFLEVNTRLQVEHPITELCTGTDLVREMVRIAAGEKLGYDQEAVVRRGAAIECRVYAEDPSIGFLPSPGTISELRVPAGPGVRDDSGAYEGCTISSSYDPLISKLCVWAPNREQALGRMRRALAEYVVAGIRTNLPFHERLFEQPEFIAGRYDTGYIDRNKTALLGGTLIPPSDKQLYAAAVALAAFREKRPPNLLGHVNGAGGAKSSLSPWVAAQRSRLGRR